One region of Armigeres subalbatus isolate Guangzhou_Male chromosome 3, GZ_Asu_2, whole genome shotgun sequence genomic DNA includes:
- the LOC134223609 gene encoding cytosolic Fe-S cluster assembly factor Nubp1 homolog produces the protein MSAAEVENKPTNAPEHCPGTESENAGKASACAGCPNQQICATGPKGPDPSIALVKEKLKEVRNKILVLSGKGGVGKSTVTALLSRAMAHLNPEQNYGVLDVDICGPSQPRVLGVLGEQVHQSGSGWSPVYVEDNLSLMSIGFLLGSPDDAIIWRGPKKNGMIRQFLTEVDWGQLDYLVLDTPPGTSDEHLSATTFLKETDGNWGAVLVTTPQEVALLDVRKEITFCKKMGIPVVGVVENMSVFVCPKCTTESDIFPAKTGGAEKMCEEMDVAYLGKLPLDPRLAKSCDEGKDFITEHSKSPTVIALNQIVAKVQDFFDK, from the coding sequence ATGAGTGCTGCGGAAGTGGAAAACAAACCGACAAACGCTCCGGAGCACTGCCCCGGTACAGAGAGTGAAAACGCTGGAAAAGCCTCTGCCTGTGCTGGCTGTCCGAATCAGCAGATATGTGCTACCGGACCAAAGGGTCCGGATCCTTCCATTGCGTTGGTGAAGGAAAAGTTGAAAGAGGTGCGGAACAAGATTCTGGTGCTGTCTGGCAAGGGTGGCGTAGGTAAGAGCACCGTGACGGCCCTGTTGAGTCGAGCAATGGCACACCTCAACCCTGAACAAAACTATGGCGTGCTGGATGTTGATATATGTGGGCCGTCCCAGCCCCGTGTACTGGGAGTGTTGGGCGAACAGGTGCACCAGTCCGGATCCGGATGGTCTCCGGTGTACGTGGAGGACAATTTGAGTTTGATGTCAATCGGGTTCTTGTTGGGAAGTCCAGATGATGCAATTATTTGGCGTGGACCTAAGAAAAACGGCATGATTCGGCAGTTTTTGACTGAGGTCGATTGGGGACAGCTCGATTATCTGGTGTTAGATACGCCACCTGGGACATCCGATGAGCATTTATCGGCAACAACGTTTTTGAAGGAAACTGATGGAAATTGGGGAGCGGTGCTGGTGACAACGCCGCAGGAAGTGGCCTTGCTAGACGTACGGAAGGAAATCACGTTCTGCAAAAAGATGGGAATTCCGGTAGTGGGAGTGGTGGAAAACATGTCGGTGTTCGTGTGTCCCAAGTGCACCACGGAGTCTGACATATTTCCGGCCAAAACTGGTGGAGCGGAGAAGATGTGCGAGGAAATGGATGTGGCTTATCTGGGGAAGCTTCCGCTTGACCCGAGACTGGCCAAGAGCTGTGACGAAGGGAAAGATTTCATAACGGAACATTCCAAGAGTCCAACGGTGATCGCGCTGAATCAGATCGTTGCCAAagttcaggatttttttgacaaGTGA